The Bacteroides fragilis NCTC 9343 genome includes the window GGCATCCGTATGCAAATGAAAGAATACGATCTCTCAGCCAATCCCAATCTGAGCACAGAGGTAAAAAAAGAAATTATGGTAGTAAATATAGGCAGATACGATCGTATTCGAGAGCATCAACCGGAACTGATAAACTTCCTGCGCTCACGCCGTTGGAATGCCGAAACAGCCTACACTAACAGGGATTACAGCCAAGAGTATGGATTTACCGAACTCTGCTTCGTTTCGGATGATTTTTTTAATTTAATGAACATCAAATGCCATCACAAACCGGGAGAACCTTTTTGTTACGTAAACGAACAATTATACCAAACTTTGCAAGCTGATTCTACCTCCGAGTCTTTTCGCTTTCAAAACCAAGTATATCCGGTTAAAGGTTTAGTCCATATAGGTCCCGATTCTCCAAGTGCAAAGCAATTGGCTCTTTTACCACTTTCTGCCATGAATGACGAAATCGGGAAAATATATATACGATTGGTCCCTGATGCTCCTCGCAAGGAAGTAAAAGCAGAAATGAGCAAGGAGATGAATCAATATCTGCCACAGAACGAACCTTTCGAGTTCATCAGTTTATATGAGGAACAAACCGGATTAGGAGCTATCTCGGTGATGTGGCTGTTCGTTGTCTGCTCTTCCATTTGCTTAGTGATTACGGTACTTGGCGTTTATGGAGCTATCAGCATTGACACTATCCGTAAACAAAAAGAAGTTGCCATCCGTAAAATTAATGGTGCACGTTTACCGGACATCTATTGGTTGTTTGCTAAAAACTACCTGATTTTATTTTTAATAGCTTCGGTAATAGGAGGTTTAATTAGCCTCTTCGTCATGGTCATCGGCAGCCAGCATCGAGTCATATTGTTTGATTATGCCGATCCATGGCTTTGGATGGGTCCCCTCATGCTATTAATAGGCATAATAACAGCTACAATCAGCTGGCAGATATATTATATTGCACGGACTAATCCGGCAGAAGTAATTAAAAACGAATAAATCAGAGAAAATGAACTATATGATACAGCATTATCTCAAAACAGCAATACGCAACCTGCTGAAGTATAAGACACACAGCATTATTTCTGCCATTTGTCTTTCCGTTGGTATGACTTGTTTCAGCATCATCCACTTTTTTATCAATGAAATAGATGGAGCATCACGTAACATGCCCAATTTCGAACAAAGGATTTCAATCCGGATGATCAATTCCAACCATGAAGTAGGAGGATGGGGGTGGAGTCTCAATTCTTCTGAGATCCGGACCCTGACAGAACATCCCATACCGGGTATTAAGCAAATCTGCTTCCACTCTTTCCAAAGAGAAGCCGAAGTTGTATTCATCAATAGGGAGCAGGAAGAAAAGCCTTACATTATTTCATATATGGATACTGATCCTAATTTCTTTTCACATTATAATGCATCCTTCTTATATGGCAATGCTCTTCCCACAACTCCGGAAGAAGTTGTGTTGTCCGAAAGTTGTGCCCGTAAAGTATACGGAAAGAGCAACCCGGTAGGCACATTACTGAAAATAGTCAAGTTGAAGGAAAGCGAAAAAGATAAAAGCACATACTATAAAGTTGTCAATGTTATCAGAAATCTCCCCAAAACACTAGATGTTGAAACAGATATCTATTTCTCTCATTTGAGAGAGGGGAACAGACAACAAGGATATATCACAGAAGGTACACTGGAAACAGCAGACGGATTGAATAAAGCCAATGAAAGCCTAAAGGGGATAACAACTCTTCATAATAATGAAATGGCATATTTCATTGCGAACAAAGAAGCTGACTCGTATCACGATCCGCAGCGAATGATAGGCATAGCATTCATTACCTTCTTATCCTCTCTGATTCTGTTATCGGGTATGATAAACTTTCTAAAGTTCATCATACAGTCATTCTACAACCGTAATCGTGAACTGGCCCTGCGGAAAAGTCTGGGTGCCAGCCCCAAAAGTTTATTTGCCCTTCTATTCACCGAAGCTTTCTGGATGCTGACATTTTCTTTATTGTTCTCGCTGGTCTTATCCGAATGTACCTGTTTACTACTGACAACCTATATTCCGCCTAAAGAAATGATTCCAATAGATATCCAAACTCTATATGGCATTCAAGTTAAACTTTATATAGGGCTGTTACTGATCTGCACCCTTGTAATGCTATATCCCATCCGGCGTTTGCAACGGTCCGGTCTTGCCGGGCACATGAAAACTAACAGCCACCGGCACCTCTTTCGCAACATCATGATGTGCGTACAGCTATGTGTATGTATCTTTTTTCTGGGTATGAGTATCGCTATACATTTATTCAATAGTGTAGGAAGCGTTTTGTACCTTCCTCTATCAGACAAAGAAACAAATTCCACGCTTTGCTTTGAAATGAATAGTGTTACTCTCGGCAAAAATAAGGATGCGATTTTATCACAAATAAAGATGTTGCCAGGAGTGGAAAATATCAGTTCAGCTTTGATGAGCGGCAACTATAATTCGTTTCTGACCAGTGACTATGAGTCTGCCGATCACCGTACTCTCACTGTCAGAGTCAGACAAGGAGATCCCAGCTACTTCCAGTTCTTTCGGATTCCTTTCCGGGGAGAGATCGTCGAACCTCATACAAGTAACGTGGTTTACATCAGCGAAGCCTTTCAAAAGCAGTTGGAAAATGATTCTGTAAGCGGAAATGTAAAATTAGGTAAAGAGAACTATCGGATAGCAGGTACATACAAGGCTTGTTACGGGGAGAACATCTCAGAACACAATCAATACAATATTTCTGTTTTCTTCCCGACTGAAGAAGCATCCGTAATTTATATCCGTTTTCGTGACGATATCAGTTTTGGTAAAGCCAAATCAGAAATAGAAAGGGTATGCCGTAATTACGTCCCAGAGTCATTGCCACTCGATATACAACGACTGGATATAAGAAGAAGTACAACACAAGGTATCAGAGACCTGATGGGCGATGCCTCACTGCTATTAGGCATCATAAGTGCTCTTCTGGTTATACTGAGCATATACTCAGCTATCTCTATGGACACAGTCAGCCGGCAGAAAGAAGTTGCTATTCGCAAAATAAACGGCGCAACTCCGAAAATAATTGCTTTGATGTTCGGAAAAGCATATATAATCCAATTCATACTGGCCTATACCATCACTTATCCATTATTAAGGTTACTTGTGATAGACATAACCAAGGATAGCCCGATCAGCAGTATTACCGGATTTACATGGGGGATTTACCTCTTCATTCTGATAGGTTTACTTATCTTTGTAACAACAGCCTATAAAATCTACAGAATCATGCATCTCAATCCGGCAGAAATAATAAAAAACGAATAATAATATAAACTCTTAAAAAATTACGATTATGATTAAGACAATCAATTTGCAAAAAATCTTCAAGACCGAAGAAGTTGAAACATGGGCATTAAATAACGTCAGCGTAGAGGTAAAAGAGGGCGAATTTGTCGCCATCATGGGACCTTCCGGTTGTGGAAAATCTACTCTTCTCAATATTCTCGGTTTACTGGATAATCCTACAGGAGGAGAGTATTATCTGAACGGAAAAGAAGTATCCAAATATACAGAATCGCAGCGCACCAATCTCCGCAAAGGAGTTATTGGCTTTGTATTCCAAAGTTTCAATCTGATTGATGAACTGAATGTATATGAAAATATTGAATTGCCCTTACTCTACATGGGTATTCCGGCCTCTGAACGTAAACAACGAGTGGAAAAAGCAATGGAGCGCATGGCCATTACCCATAGAAGCAAGCATTTTCCACAACAGCTTTCCGGAGGTCAGCAACAACGTGTTGCCATTGCACGCGCCGTAGTAGCCAACCCTAAACTGATTCTTGCCGATGAACCTACCGGTAATCTTGACTCTAAAAATGGTAAAGAGGTTATGGGACTATTGAGCGAATTGAATAAGGAAGGCACTACCATCGTTATGGTAACTCACTCTCAGCATGATGCAGGTTTCGCAGACCGGGTAATTAATTTATTCGATGGTCAAGTTGTAACAGAAGTTACTATTTAACACTCCTCAGACAGAATTACTCAGATTAACACGGATACGCAATTAAAAGAGATGTACCCGATAAATCTGAGTAATTCTTGATTCATTTTACTTCTTGACACATTTGCATAATTGAGTGCTATATTCATGCAAATGACTTCCATATCACCTTTTACTCGATATTTGGAGCAGAGTTTGTGAACACTGCATTGAATCACTTCCTGAGATGGAAATCTTATCCGATATGTGGAAAGAAAAAATTACTTTTATCGGTATAAATATTGATGATGAGAAATCATGGAAAAAGTTTTCTCAAAAAAATATCAAATGGATCACTCTAAATGATCCCAAAGAAGCATTCGGATTGTATATCCGTTACAAAGCAAATGGCATTCCCTTTTATGTACTTGTAACGCCTGATGGAAGAATTTCTGATATTTGGTACGGATATAATAAAGATAGCCTCTCTGAGAGACTGAAACAAGGGGTAAAATAAGACACTGATTTTTAGGGTAAAAATATAATCTTCCATTTCCAACACTTTTCTGGTTTCACCTGCAATAAACAAATGCAGACTTCAGAAGTAGTAGAAATACAAGAGAGTAATTTCTTTTAAAAAAGAAAGAGGTAATAAAGCCTTTCACCTTACCACCTCTTCTTTAAGCATTCCAACGCTTAAAAGAATAAGGTCAAAACTAATACCTATAGATATAAATTCTGACTTTATTTATCTCTATAATGGATTATAAAAGATCAAGTGCCTTGAAACATTTCACTAACTTACCGATAGCAAAATCAATCTGTTCTTTAGAGTGTGTAGCCATCAACGAGAAACGAATCAACGTATCGTTCGGAGAACATGCGGGAGGCACAACTGGATTTACAAACACACCTTCGTCAAATAACATCTTAG containing:
- a CDS encoding ABC transporter permease, with product MNYMIQHYLKTAIRNLLKYKTHSIISAICLSVGMTCFSIIHFFINEIDGASRNMPNFEQRISIRMINSNHEVGGWGWSLNSSEIRTLTEHPIPGIKQICFHSFQREAEVVFINREQEEKPYIISYMDTDPNFFSHYNASFLYGNALPTTPEEVVLSESCARKVYGKSNPVGTLLKIVKLKESEKDKSTYYKVVNVIRNLPKTLDVETDIYFSHLREGNRQQGYITEGTLETADGLNKANESLKGITTLHNNEMAYFIANKEADSYHDPQRMIGIAFITFLSSLILLSGMINFLKFIIQSFYNRNRELALRKSLGASPKSLFALLFTEAFWMLTFSLLFSLVLSECTCLLLTTYIPPKEMIPIDIQTLYGIQVKLYIGLLLICTLVMLYPIRRLQRSGLAGHMKTNSHRHLFRNIMMCVQLCVCIFFLGMSIAIHLFNSVGSVLYLPLSDKETNSTLCFEMNSVTLGKNKDAILSQIKMLPGVENISSALMSGNYNSFLTSDYESADHRTLTVRVRQGDPSYFQFFRIPFRGEIVEPHTSNVVYISEAFQKQLENDSVSGNVKLGKENYRIAGTYKACYGENISEHNQYNISVFFPTEEASVIYIRFRDDISFGKAKSEIERVCRNYVPESLPLDIQRLDIRRSTTQGIRDLMGDASLLLGIISALLVILSIYSAISMDTVSRQKEVAIRKINGATPKIIALMFGKAYIIQFILAYTITYPLLRLLVIDITKDSPISSITGFTWGIYLFILIGLLIFVTTAYKIYRIMHLNPAEIIKNE
- a CDS encoding ABC transporter ATP-binding protein, producing the protein MIKTINLQKIFKTEEVETWALNNVSVEVKEGEFVAIMGPSGCGKSTLLNILGLLDNPTGGEYYLNGKEVSKYTESQRTNLRKGVIGFVFQSFNLIDELNVYENIELPLLYMGIPASERKQRVEKAMERMAITHRSKHFPQQLSGGQQQRVAIARAVVANPKLILADEPTGNLDSKNGKEVMGLLSELNKEGTTIVMVTHSQHDAGFADRVINLFDGQVVTEVTI
- a CDS encoding TlpA family protein disulfide reductase, translated to MEILSDMWKEKITFIGINIDDEKSWKKFSQKNIKWITLNDPKEAFGLYIRYKANGIPFYVLVTPDGRISDIWYGYNKDSLSERLKQGVK